ACAAAAAAGCGAATACCCGTGAATTAGCTTATTACCACGAATTACGTCGCAATGCACAAGCAAGCCAGCATAAATTCCTATATGAAACCAACGTAGGCGCAGGCTTACCGGTTATCGAAAACTTACAGAATTTATTAGCAGCGGGTGATGAGCTTGAGTATTTTGAAGGCATTTTATCGGGCTCACTTTCTTTCATTTTTGGTAAATTAGAAGAGGGACTTTCTCTTTCAGAAGTGACCGCACTTGCACGTGAAAAAGGGTTTACAGAACCAGATCCTCGTGATGATTTATCAGGACAAGATGTGGCACGTAAATTGCTTATTTTAGCGCGTGAAGCAGGGTTAGAACTTGAGCTTTCCGATGTGGAAGTGGAAGGCGTGTTACCGAAAGGCTTCTCTGAAGGCAAATCAGCCGATGAATTTATGGCGATGTTGCCACAATTAGATGCGGAATTTAAAGCACGCGTTGAAGCCGCGAAAGCCGAAGGCAAAGTATTGCGTTACGTAGGTCAAATTAAAGATGGCCACTGCAAGGTATCAATCATCGCTGTGGATCAAAATAATCCATTGTACAAGGTGAAAGACGGTGAAAACGCCCTTGCATTCTACACGCGTTATTATCAACCAATTCCGTTGTTATTACGTGGTTATGGTGCAGGTAACGCAGTGACTGCAGCGGGCATCTTTGCGGATATTTTAAGAACATTACACCACTAAAAAGGACATAATATGTTAAGAATTTATGCTCCAGCATCGAGTGCAAATATTAGTGTAGGGTTTGACACATTAGGCGCAGCCATTTCACCGATTGATGGTTCATTATTAGGTGATGTCGTACAGATTGAGTCTATTCCAAGTGGTTTTGAGCTTGAAAGTGCGGGCTATTTTGTGCGTAAATTGCCAAAAGAGCCACAAAAAAACATCGTGTATCAGGCCTATGTACTGTTTAGTGAGCAATTAAAATTACGCAATGTGAGAGTCAAACCATTGCGTTTGACCCTTGAGAAAAATATGCCGATTGGTTCGGGATTAGGCTCAAGTGCCTGTTCTATTGTGGCTGCATTAGTGGCATTAAATAAATTCCACGATGAACCATTCTCAAAAATGGAATTGTTAGAGATGATGGGAGAGCTAGAAGGTCGTATTTCAGGTTCTATCCATTATGATAACGTTGCGCCTTGCTATCTTGGCGGTGTGCAGTTTATGGTACAATCTCTCGGTAACATTTGCCAAAAACTACCATTTTTTGATAATTGGTATTGGGTCTTAGCCTATCCAGGCATTGAGGTTTCAACCGCTGAAGCACGCGCAATTTTACCGAAAAGCTACACGCGCCAAGATGTGATTTCTCATGGTCGTCATTTAGGTGGCTTTGTGCATGCATGTCACACGCATCAAGAAAACCTAGCTGCGATGATGATGAAAGATGTGATTGCGGAACCTTATCGTGAGGCTTTATTGCCAAACTTCGCAGAAGTGAAACAAGCTACTCGTGATTTAGGCGCGTTAGCAACGGGGATTTCAGGCTCTGGACCAACGATTTTCTCCATCGCACCTGATTTACAAACGGCAACAAAACTGGCGACTTATTTAGAAAATCATTATTTACAAAACAATGAAGGCTTTGTTCATGTTTGTAAGGTCGATAATGAAGGTGCTAAATTGTTAACTCGTTAAATTTATTTGAGATGCAATTATGAATAGTTCAAAAGAAAAGCATTTAAATTTATATCCTATTGATTACCCATTTGAAACTTTAAAGTCTAGAATTGAGAGTGGAAAGCTTAAACTAGACCCAGATTTTCAAAGAAAATATAAGTGGGATAAGAAAGGATGGGGAAGAGCATCTAAGTTTATTGAATCTTGCTTAATGAGAATTCCTTTACCTTCATGCTATTTTGCTGAAGATGATAAAGGAAATCATATTGTTATTGATGGAGTTCAAAGATTAACGACTATCCAAAAGTTTTTTAATGATGAATTTGCTCTGGAAGGGATGACAGCATTTTCTGATCTTGAAGGGAAGAGATTTTCTGAATTAAATGAATCTAAGAGTGACTTAGAAAATACGACTATACGCTGCATAGTTTTACGTAAAGATAATTCTCAGGAATTAATTAGAGAAATTTTTGCAAGGTTAAATCAAGGCTCAGTGACTTTAACAGATCAAGAGATTAGGCACGCTTTGTACCCCAGCGCCTTTAATAATTTACTAGATGAATTAGCGATTCTTTTGTCAAATTATAAGTTTAATTCTATTAAAGATGATAGTGGTAAAGCTGAGCTAGTTTTACGGTATTTTGCTCTTTCTAGTGATGATAAGTTAGTAAACTATTCTGATAATTTGAAAGAATATTTAGATTCATATCTTGAGGAGAAAGTTTCAGTTTCAGAGGATGATATAAATACCTATAGGGATAAATTTAAATCAGCATTAGAAAATTGTCGAATAGCCTTTGGTGATGATCTATTCTTAAACTTATCTAGAAAAAGAAATATGACTCTTAAAGCTATTGTTCATTATGATCTTCAAATGTATTCAGTTGGTCGATTAGACCCAAAGATTGTCAAAAAATTTGCACATAAGATTAAATCTAAATATAAAGAGTTATGTGATAGAGAAGACTTTGGAAAAACGTTAAAAAGAAGCGTACAAACTAAGTCATCTATAATGACTCGTAGGAAGTTATGGGATTATCTTCTTCAGGAAGCAATAGCTGAAAATTAATAGTATGAGCCAGACATATTCACCTATATATAAAAAATATAGTTCTTTGTTGACAAAGCTTTCTAAGGTGGTAAAAGAAAGTAGAGATAGAGTTATTACTTCTTCCGATTCTTTATTTGTTAAGAATGTGAATCTTTTCTCTAGAAGTTATTTGATTAATCTATGTACTTATTTAGAGTCTTATTTAACTGAAATTACAATAAAAATATTTGAAAGACATTGTAAATGTATTAACCAATATTCAGTTCCAGAAGTATTTGTTTTAGCAAGTTTATCATCCTGGAATGTAGACAAAAAAAGTCGGGCAGTTAGAAACTATAATGTATCTTATGCTAAGAAAGATATAGAGAGTTTCCTTGATGCTAATAAAATATCAGGGAATATAAAAAAAACATTAAATGTTTTCGAATTGTTAGGAATAGAGCTAGATAATAAGCTTAATTCTGCAATTAAAGATCAGATTAGTAGCATTGTTAATAAACGTAATGACATTGTTCATAGAAACAATGATGTTACAGATACATCTTTATCTGATATTGTTCTGCATATTAAAACGGTACGACTTTATATGCAAGAAATAGAAAAAATTATTCAAAAATCGGAATATGACTTTAAGAAGTATTATTAATAATTAGGATATACAATGAATTTATATAACATCAAACACCCTGAAGAAAAAGTGAATTTTGCGCAAGCAGTACGTCAAGGACTTGGCAAAGATCAAGGTTTGTTCTTTCCAGAAACGATCCCCGCTTTAACCAATATTGACGAGTTATTAGCCTTACCATTGGTTGAACGTAGCCAAAAAATTCTTGGTGCATTAATTGGTGAAGAATTACCGAAAGCAACATTAGATGCAATGGTGAAAAATGCATTTACTTTTCCTGCACCGTTAGAAAAAGTAGAAGACAATATTTATGCCCTTGAATTATTCCACGGTCCAACTTTAGCATTTAAAGACTTTGGTGGTCGTTTTATGGCGCAGGCACTTGCTGCAGTACGTGGTGATGGCAAAATTACCATTTTAACAGCAACATCTGGAGATACCGGTGCGGCAGTTGCCCATGCATTTTATGGGTTGGAAAATATCAATGTTGTGATTTTATATCCGAAAGGCAAAATTAGCCCATTACAAGAAAAACTGTTCTGTACTTTAGGTGGCAATATTCGCACTGTGGCGATTAATGGTGATTTCGATGCCTGCCAAGCGTTAGTCAAACAAGCCTTTGATGATGCAGAACTGCGTCAAGCGATTGGTTTAAACTCAGCAAACTCTATTAATATTAGCCGTTTATTAGCGCAAGTTTGTTATTACTTTGAAGCGGTAGCGCAATTACCAAAAGAAAAAAGTGATAATGTCGTGGTTTCTGTACCAAGTGGCAACTTCGGTAACTTAACCGCAGGGTTAATCGCAAAAACATTAGGTTTACCAATTAAACGCTTTATTGCAGCAACCAATGCGAACGATACCGTACCGCGTTATTTAGAATCAGGTAATTGGGCACCTAAAGCGACTGTAGCCACGCTTTCTAATGCGATGGATGTCAGTCGTCCGAACAACTGGCCACGTGTCGAAGAGTTATTTAAACGTAATGGCTGGAGTTTAAGTGATTTAGGTTCTGGTATGTTAAGCGATAGCGAAACAGAAGAAACCTTAAAAGCGATGTACGCAAAAGGTTATTTATGTGAACCACACGGTGCAATAGCCTATCAAGTATTGAAAGATCAACTTAAAGCGGATGAAACTGGTATTTTCTTATGTACGGCACATCCTGCAAAATTTAAAGAGTCTGTAGAGCGTATTCTTTCGCTCAATCTTCCATTGCCAGAAGCATTGGATAAACACAATAAATTGCCATTACTTTCTGATGAAATGGATGACGATTTTACTCAATTACGTGCATATTTGTTGAAATAATAAAAAAGTGCGGTTGATTTTGACCGCACTTTTGTTTCGTTACTCAAAAGGGCGGGATAAACGCCCTTTATTTTTAGGAATTAATCTTCTTTTCCTAAGATTTGATTCACTTCACTCTTATAGAGTACGGCTTTTGCACCGAAAATGGCCTGTACGCCACCGCCCACTTCAAGCACATCAATTGCACCTAATTTTTTCAATGTGGCTTTATCAACGGCTTTCACGTCCTTAACAGAAACACGTAAGCGAGTAATACATGCATCCACGTTTTCAATATTTTCAGCGCTACCTAATGCCGCAATAATTTTATGTGCATTTTCAGTAAGAGAGCTGGTTTCTTGTTCTACATTTTCTTCAGTTTCTTCACCGCGTCCTGGTGTCATTACATTAAAGATGCGAATCAAGAAAATGAAAGAGAAATAATAGAGTAGAGCCCAAGGAATACCTACAAAAATCACACGCAACCAATGGGTGTTTTCATCACCTTGTAAGATACCGAAGAGCAAGAAATCAATAAAACCACCAGAGAAAGTATTCCCGATAGAGATATTTAAATAATCGGCAATAAAGAAAGATACACCATCTAAGAAAGCGTGGAATACATAAAGCCATGGTGCGACAAACAAGAACATAAATTCGATCGGTTCTGTAATGCCAGTAATGAAAGAGGTTAGGGCTGCACCAAGGAATAAGCCGCCAATTTGTGCACGACGTTTTTTCGGTACACAGTGATACATGGCTAAGCAGGCTGCTGGTAAGCCAAACATCATGGTATCAAAACGGCCGGCAAAGAAACGAGTCCCTTCAGTAAATAAACCGTGGTGATTAGGATCGGCTAATTGAGCAAAAAAGATTTTTTGTGCCCCAACAATCATCTCGCCATTGACCATTTCAACACCACCTAATTCAGAATACCAAAACAGTGGGTAAATCATATGATGTAAGCCAACCGCACCAGATAATCGCATTAAGAAACCGTATAAGAATGTTCCAAAGGTTCCCATGGAGGCGATGCTTTTACCTGCCGATACGAGCCATTGTTGGAAAGTTGGCCAAATGAGGAAGAAAACTAATCCAACAAAAATAGCTGAAAAAGCAGTCACAATTGGCACAAAGCGAGAGCCGCCAAAGAAACCTAATACTTGTGGTAATTGGATGTTGTGATAGCGATTGTGTAATTTAACGGTAATCAAGCCCATCACCAATGCTCCAATCACACCCGTATCGATGCTTTTTACATCAGGAGAGAAAATCGGAATTAATGCAGCAATGGTACCCGTCATAATGAGATAACCAACAACCGCAGCGAGAGCGGCAACGCCTTTGTCACGTTTGGCTAAGCCGATACCTAAACCAATACACAATAATAAGGCTAAATTAGCGAACACTACGCTACCGGCTGCTGACATGATCTGAAACAGGCCTTGCAGCACCTCATTATTTAAAATTGGATAAGCTTGCACCGTTGCTTTATTGGAAAGCGCCCCACCGATCCCAAGTAAAAGACCCGCAGCAGGCAAAATAGCAATCGGCAACATGAATGCCTTACCGACTTGTTGAAGTTGTTTAAACATAGAACCTCCTGTGATTACTTTTTTGAAATGTAACGTATTTGAAGGGAAAAATCTGTGAAACCGCTCACAGTTTCAACCTAACACCTTGCTTTGATGAGTTTTAGCTTATGTTGGCGTGCGGTGGATTTCCTTTTATAATGCAAGAAAACTTGCGTGTTTATTCATTATTTTATGACAACTTTTATTGCCTACGCCAATATTCAACAACCTTTTCCTTTTGATGAAATCCCTACGGATCTAGTCCCTGAAAATTTGCGTACTGAACTGCAGGGAAATTCTCGGATAACGCAACGTCATCAATGTCGTCGATTGGCGCATTTTTTACTTTGGCAGTTGCTAAAAAAAGCGGGAAAATCAACCGCACTTTTAGGGCAAATTTATCGTACGCAAAGTGGTAGACCACAATTTCTCGTCGAGAACATCGATTTTAATATAAGCCACTCAGGCGATTGGGTTGCCGTATTGCTGCATATTAATGAATCAGAAAAAAGTGCGGTCGGTATTGATATTGAATTTCCCAAAAAACGAAATTTTTCTGCACTCATGGCGCATTTTGCGCCACAAGCAGAGCAAGAATGGTTTGCTAAACAACTTAATGAGGAGCAGGCTTTTTATCGCTGTTGGTGTTTGCGTGAGGCGGTATTGAAATCACAAGGAGTAGGAATAGTGAAACTATCAAGTGTGACGCATTTGCCAGAACAATTGCAGATCTTTTCAGATTATTGTCCGAAAGGGAAATTGCTCTTTACTGATGAATTACCTTTTTACTTTGCGGCATTTATTAATCAGTCAAAAATCCAACCGCACTTTTATCAATGGAATGGAAAAGAATTAGAAGAAAAAAATATAAAAAAATCCTTGATTTACCAAGTAAATGAATAAAAGAAAATCCTTGAAAATATTAAAGGATTTTTTATTTTGTAAAATTTGCATTGTCACTTGTATTTTCATAGACTAACCCCATTTATTTCGTTAAACTCATTAAAAATTTTAGACAAATGGAGAACGTAATGTCGCAAAACGGTCCAGATCAAGATCCTTGGGGTAAACCGGGACAGAGCAGCGGTCCAAAACAGTCAGATAATTCATCAGATAAGCAAAATGAAAATGGCTGGGGTTCGCGAGACAATAAAAATCAGGAACAATCACCTCCAGATATTGAAGAGGTATTTAATAATCTGTTGAAAAAATTAGGTGGTGGGAATAAGAAGGGTGGATCAAATAATACTTCGCCGAATATACCTGCATTTAATTTAGGTAAGATTTTACCGATCGCCGCAGTAATCGGAGGGATTATTTGGGGTGCAAGCGGTTTTTATACT
The sequence above is a segment of the Haemophilus parainfluenzae genome. Coding sequences within it:
- the thrB gene encoding homoserine kinase translates to MLRIYAPASSANISVGFDTLGAAISPIDGSLLGDVVQIESIPSGFELESAGYFVRKLPKEPQKNIVYQAYVLFSEQLKLRNVRVKPLRLTLEKNMPIGSGLGSSACSIVAALVALNKFHDEPFSKMELLEMMGELEGRISGSIHYDNVAPCYLGGVQFMVQSLGNICQKLPFFDNWYWVLAYPGIEVSTAEARAILPKSYTRQDVISHGRHLGGFVHACHTHQENLAAMMMKDVIAEPYREALLPNFAEVKQATRDLGALATGISGSGPTIFSIAPDLQTATKLATYLENHYLQNNEGFVHVCKVDNEGAKLLTR
- a CDS encoding DUF262 domain-containing protein, with protein sequence MNSSKEKHLNLYPIDYPFETLKSRIESGKLKLDPDFQRKYKWDKKGWGRASKFIESCLMRIPLPSCYFAEDDKGNHIVIDGVQRLTTIQKFFNDEFALEGMTAFSDLEGKRFSELNESKSDLENTTIRCIVLRKDNSQELIREIFARLNQGSVTLTDQEIRHALYPSAFNNLLDELAILLSNYKFNSIKDDSGKAELVLRYFALSSDDKLVNYSDNLKEYLDSYLEEKVSVSEDDINTYRDKFKSALENCRIAFGDDLFLNLSRKRNMTLKAIVHYDLQMYSVGRLDPKIVKKFAHKIKSKYKELCDREDFGKTLKRSVQTKSSIMTRRKLWDYLLQEAIAEN
- a CDS encoding HEPN domain-containing protein, which translates into the protein MSQTYSPIYKKYSSLLTKLSKVVKESRDRVITSSDSLFVKNVNLFSRSYLINLCTYLESYLTEITIKIFERHCKCINQYSVPEVFVLASLSSWNVDKKSRAVRNYNVSYAKKDIESFLDANKISGNIKKTLNVFELLGIELDNKLNSAIKDQISSIVNKRNDIVHRNNDVTDTSLSDIVLHIKTVRLYMQEIEKIIQKSEYDFKKYY
- the thrC gene encoding threonine synthase; this translates as MNLYNIKHPEEKVNFAQAVRQGLGKDQGLFFPETIPALTNIDELLALPLVERSQKILGALIGEELPKATLDAMVKNAFTFPAPLEKVEDNIYALELFHGPTLAFKDFGGRFMAQALAAVRGDGKITILTATSGDTGAAVAHAFYGLENINVVILYPKGKISPLQEKLFCTLGGNIRTVAINGDFDACQALVKQAFDDAELRQAIGLNSANSINISRLLAQVCYYFEAVAQLPKEKSDNVVVSVPSGNFGNLTAGLIAKTLGLPIKRFIAATNANDTVPRYLESGNWAPKATVATLSNAMDVSRPNNWPRVEELFKRNGWSLSDLGSGMLSDSETEETLKAMYAKGYLCEPHGAIAYQVLKDQLKADETGIFLCTAHPAKFKESVERILSLNLPLPEALDKHNKLPLLSDEMDDDFTQLRAYLLK
- a CDS encoding PTS transporter subunit EIIC, with protein sequence MFKQLQQVGKAFMLPIAILPAAGLLLGIGGALSNKATVQAYPILNNEVLQGLFQIMSAAGSVVFANLALLLCIGLGIGLAKRDKGVAALAAVVGYLIMTGTIAALIPIFSPDVKSIDTGVIGALVMGLITVKLHNRYHNIQLPQVLGFFGGSRFVPIVTAFSAIFVGLVFFLIWPTFQQWLVSAGKSIASMGTFGTFLYGFLMRLSGAVGLHHMIYPLFWYSELGGVEMVNGEMIVGAQKIFFAQLADPNHHGLFTEGTRFFAGRFDTMMFGLPAACLAMYHCVPKKRRAQIGGLFLGAALTSFITGITEPIEFMFLFVAPWLYVFHAFLDGVSFFIADYLNISIGNTFSGGFIDFLLFGILQGDENTHWLRVIFVGIPWALLYYFSFIFLIRIFNVMTPGRGEETEENVEQETSSLTENAHKIIAALGSAENIENVDACITRLRVSVKDVKAVDKATLKKLGAIDVLEVGGGVQAIFGAKAVLYKSEVNQILGKED
- a CDS encoding 4'-phosphopantetheinyl transferase family protein; the protein is MTTFIAYANIQQPFPFDEIPTDLVPENLRTELQGNSRITQRHQCRRLAHFLLWQLLKKAGKSTALLGQIYRTQSGRPQFLVENIDFNISHSGDWVAVLLHINESEKSAVGIDIEFPKKRNFSALMAHFAPQAEQEWFAKQLNEEQAFYRCWCLREAVLKSQGVGIVKLSSVTHLPEQLQIFSDYCPKGKLLFTDELPFYFAAFINQSKIQPHFYQWNGKELEEKNIKKSLIYQVNE